A part of Campylobacter ureolyticus ACS-301-V-Sch3b genomic DNA contains:
- the pepE gene encoding dipeptidase PepE: MKALLLSASGYKDTGYLNHSKGWIKEFLGKDWDEEILFIPFAGVTRTNDEYEKRVRDALENQNIKSIHRYSDMKKAIKNAKSICVGGGNTFMLMAKIYEFDLLEEIQNAVKNGTKYFGWSAGANIAGKTMMTTNDMPIIMPKSFKTLNLFPYQINPHFISGQIKGHNGESRETRLNEFLIANQNEIIYALPEGTGFLINGNEAELIGHCDALKFEYKKDVATVKLGEKIKI, translated from the coding sequence ATGAAAGCTTTACTTTTAAGCGCATCAGGCTATAAAGATACAGGATATTTAAACCATTCAAAAGGTTGGATAAAAGAGTTTTTAGGCAAAGATTGGGATGAGGAAATTTTATTTATCCCATTTGCAGGAGTTACTCGAACAAATGATGAATATGAAAAAAGAGTTAGGGATGCATTAGAAAATCAAAACATAAAAAGCATTCACCGCTACAGCGATATGAAAAAAGCTATAAAAAATGCAAAGTCAATCTGCGTTGGTGGTGGAAATACATTTATGTTAATGGCAAAAATTTATGAATTTGACCTATTGGAAGAAATTCAAAATGCAGTAAAAAATGGAACAAAATATTTTGGTTGGAGTGCAGGAGCAAATATAGCTGGAAAAACTATGATGACAACAAATGATATGCCTATCATTATGCCAAAAAGCTTTAAAACATTAAATTTATTCCCATATCAAATAAATCCTCACTTTATAAGCGGCCAGATAAAAGGACATAATGGCGAAAGTAGAGAAACTAGGCTAAATGAGTTTTTAATAGCAAACCAAAACGAGATAATTTATGCTCTACCTGAGGGAACTGGTTTTTTAATAAATGGCAATGAGGCCGAACTTATAGGTCATTGCGACGCACTAAAATTTGAATACAAAAAAGATGTTGCCACTGTAAAACTTGGTGAAAAGATAAAAATTTAA
- a CDS encoding amidohydrolase — MDQISQKIVNLKDEIVKTRRYFHSHPETGWFTFFTTAVIADKMAKMGFDVKLGREVVDPDARQGLGSKEDCEKYLKRARTLLNEEQAKYLDKMEDGLTGLVAEIDTKKPGKLVAFRFDIDGVDVTECKEETHRPFKDGFRADIDGITHACGHDGHITIGLFTAKLISENLDKFQGKFRFIFQTAEEGTRGAVAMEKAGVVKGVDYLLGGHIGFQATTMKGIICKTDKLLATTKFDVILTGKSAHAAGAPQEGNNALLAAAQMALNMHGITRNAKGVTRINVGVLKAGEGRNVIAPNAYLACETRGETTELNEFMKNECDKIIKGVSEIYGVKYEVKVTGGTSGGDSDYEVAQIYENAAKQSPFIDNDKIENELSFGACEDFAHFMHAVQNQGGKSSYLMIGTTLKAGHHNAKFDFDEDSLLAGIDVFVRSAYAINKNENK, encoded by the coding sequence ATGGATCAAATTTCACAAAAAATAGTTAATTTAAAAGATGAGATTGTAAAAACAAGAAGATATTTTCACTCTCACCCAGAAACTGGTTGGTTTACATTTTTTACAACGGCAGTAATTGCTGATAAAATGGCTAAAATGGGCTTTGATGTAAAACTTGGAAGAGAAGTTGTAGATCCTGATGCAAGACAAGGTCTTGGTTCAAAAGAAGATTGCGAAAAATATCTAAAAAGAGCAAGAACTCTTTTAAATGAAGAGCAAGCTAAATATTTAGACAAAATGGAAGATGGACTAACTGGACTTGTTGCAGAAATCGATACCAAAAAACCAGGCAAACTTGTAGCATTTAGATTTGATATTGATGGTGTTGATGTAACTGAGTGTAAAGAAGAAACTCACCGTCCTTTCAAAGATGGCTTTAGAGCCGATATTGATGGTATAACTCACGCTTGTGGGCATGATGGACATATCACAATAGGACTTTTTACAGCAAAATTAATAAGTGAAAATTTAGATAAATTTCAAGGAAAATTTAGATTTATTTTCCAAACTGCAGAAGAGGGAACAAGAGGTGCTGTAGCAATGGAAAAAGCAGGAGTTGTAAAAGGTGTGGATTATTTGCTTGGCGGACACATCGGCTTTCAAGCAACTACAATGAAAGGTATAATTTGCAAAACTGACAAACTTCTTGCAACAACTAAATTTGATGTTATTTTAACTGGTAAATCAGCTCACGCAGCAGGAGCACCACAAGAGGGAAATAACGCACTTTTAGCGGCTGCTCAAATGGCACTTAACATGCATGGAATCACACGAAATGCAAAAGGTGTCACTCGCATAAATGTAGGTGTTTTAAAAGCTGGAGAAGGAAGAAACGTAATTGCACCAAATGCCTATCTTGCATGCGAAACAAGAGGTGAAACAACAGAGCTTAATGAGTTTATGAAAAACGAATGCGATAAAATAATTAAAGGTGTTAGTGAAATTTATGGCGTAAAATACGAAGTAAAAGTCACAGGCGGAACAAGTGGTGGAGATAGTGATTATGAAGTTGCACAAATTTATGAAAACGCAGCTAAACAAAGTCCATTTATCGATAATGATAAAATAGAAAATGAGCTTAGCTTTGGAGCGTGTGAAGATTTTGCTCATTTTATGCACGCAGTTCAAAATCAAGGTGGAAAAAGCTCATATTTAATGATAGGAACAACATTAAAAGCAGGTCACCATAATGCTAAATTTGACTTTGATGAAGACTCACTTTTAGCTGGAATTGATGTTTTTGTAAGAAGCGCATATGCAATAAATAAAAACGAAAATAAATAA
- a CDS encoding type II asparaginase produces the protein MKKIFCLMFISILVAFAKPTVYILATGGTIAGGADNELSGAYKSGAIGVDKLIAAVPKINEIANIKGEQISNIGSHHMNNDVWLKLAKRVNEILNDENADGVIITHGTDSIEESAYFLNLVIKSNKPVVFVGAMRAATSISADGPLNIYNAVSVATNKKSFGKGVLLVMNDEIHKAREVTKSNTTNVATFTSPNSGKIGIVNYGKIEYFDDKLHTTNSEFSTEDFKELPKVDILYAHTTDNGDLVDFCVENGAKGIVIAGMGSGSLYPSVEKALVNAMKKGVVIVRSSRVASGSTDMGPGVNLYDEKYGFIAADTLNPQKARILLMLALTKTNEIEKIREIFRTY, from the coding sequence ATGAAAAAGATATTTTGCTTAATGTTTATTTCGATCTTAGTTGCTTTTGCAAAACCAACTGTCTACATACTTGCAACTGGTGGAACTATCGCCGGTGGAGCAGATAACGAGTTAAGTGGAGCTTACAAATCAGGTGCTATCGGTGTTGATAAATTAATTGCAGCAGTTCCTAAAATAAATGAAATTGCAAACATTAAAGGTGAACAAATTTCAAACATAGGCTCTCATCATATGAATAATGATGTTTGGCTAAAACTTGCTAAGCGTGTAAATGAAATTTTAAATGATGAAAACGCTGACGGGGTTATCATAACTCATGGAACTGATAGTATTGAGGAAAGCGCATATTTTTTAAATCTAGTGATTAAAAGCAATAAACCTGTTGTTTTTGTAGGTGCTATGAGAGCAGCAACTTCAATAAGTGCTGATGGTCCTTTGAACATTTACAATGCAGTCAGTGTTGCTACAAACAAAAAAAGTTTTGGTAAAGGTGTCTTGCTTGTAATGAATGATGAAATTCATAAAGCTCGTGAAGTTACCAAGTCAAACACCACAAATGTTGCTACTTTTACTTCACCAAATAGCGGTAAAATAGGCATTGTAAATTATGGAAAGATTGAATATTTTGATGATAAATTACACACTACGAATAGCGAATTTTCAACTGAAGATTTTAAAGAACTTCCAAAAGTTGATATTTTATATGCTCACACAACAGACAATGGTGATTTGGTTGATTTTTGTGTAGAAAATGGAGCAAAAGGCATAGTTATTGCTGGAATGGGCAGCGGAAGCCTTTATCCAAGCGTAGAAAAAGCTTTAGTAAATGCTATGAAAAAAGGTGTGGTTATCGTCAGATCAAGCAGAGTTGCGAGTGGATCTACAGATATGGGTCCAGGTGTTAATCTATATGACGAAAAATATGGTTTTATTGCAGCTGATACGCTTAATCCACAAAAAGCAAGAATTCTTTTAATGCTTGCACTAACTAAAACAAATGAAATAGAAAAAATAAGAGAAATCTTTAGAACATATTAA
- the aroC gene encoding chorismate synthase, which produces MNTFGAKLRLTTFGESHGIAIGGVLDGFPAGVKIDFDFLQNELDKRKPGSKFATKRKESDKVEVLSGVFEGLSTGTPIGFIIKNEDQKSKDYGNLKDIFRPGHADYTYFHKYGIRDYRGGGRSSARESAIRVASGAFCQMLLNEFKISVESGVFSVGGINFNADFNEEFKKGNLDFEFAKTSEIFSLFKGFDEEFKSEILKAKNSHNSVGASVITIIKNSPIGLGEVLYDKFDARLAAAMMGINAVKAVEIGNGIKSAKIYGDENNDEISKNGFLTNNSGGILGGITNGNDILIKSYFKPTPSIFLEQNTINLSGEDEICKLKGRHDPCVGTRGSVVATAMARLVTADMLLLNTSSNLQNLKKIYG; this is translated from the coding sequence TTGAATACTTTTGGAGCAAAACTTAGACTTACAACTTTTGGAGAAAGCCATGGCATAGCAATTGGCGGCGTACTTGATGGTTTTCCTGCTGGAGTTAAGATAGATTTTGATTTTTTACAAAATGAACTTGATAAAAGAAAACCTGGCTCAAAATTTGCTACAAAAAGAAAAGAAAGTGATAAAGTAGAAGTTTTAAGCGGAGTTTTTGAAGGGCTTAGCACTGGAACTCCAATTGGTTTTATTATAAAAAACGAAGATCAAAAAAGCAAAGACTATGGAAATTTAAAAGATATTTTTAGACCAGGACATGCAGACTACACATATTTTCATAAATACGGCATAAGAGATTATAGAGGTGGTGGCAGAAGTAGCGCAAGAGAAAGTGCGATAAGAGTTGCTAGCGGGGCATTTTGTCAAATGCTTTTAAATGAGTTTAAAATAAGCGTTGAAAGTGGAGTTTTTAGCGTTGGAGGGATAAATTTTAACGCCGATTTTAACGAGGAGTTTAAAAAAGGAAATTTAGACTTTGAATTTGCTAAAACTTCGGAAATTTTCTCACTTTTTAAAGGTTTTGATGAAGAGTTTAAATCTGAAATATTAAAAGCCAAAAACTCTCATAATAGTGTTGGAGCCTCAGTTATAACTATCATAAAAAACTCACCTATAGGACTTGGGGAAGTTTTATATGATAAATTCGATGCAAGATTAGCAGCTGCCATGATGGGGATAAATGCTGTAAAAGCTGTTGAAATTGGAAATGGAATAAAATCAGCCAAAATTTATGGCGATGAAAACAATGATGAAATTTCAAAAAATGGTTTTTTAACAAATAATTCAGGTGGAATTTTGGGTGGCATTACAAACGGCAATGATATTTTAATAAAATCGTATTTTAAACCAACACCATCAATTTTTTTAGAACAAAATACTATAAATTTAAGTGGAGAAGATGAAATTTGTAAGCTCAAAGGAAGGCACGATCCTTGCGTTGGAACTAGAGGAAGTGTAGTTGCAACTGCTATGGCAAGGTTAGTTACGGCTGATATGTTACTATTAAACACAAGTTCAAATTTACAAAATCTTAAAAAAATTTATGGCTAA
- the rnc gene encoding ribonuclease III, with protein sequence MLEKLQKKLNYNFQDLDLLQRALTHKSSNKPYSNERLEYLGDAVMDLVVAKYLFEKFKNTPEGDLSKLRAALVNETSFAKLAKALNLGDFIIISSAEERNNGRNKNSLLSDAFEALIGAVFLETGFEKTSKIALNLLEKEYHHISLEEIVKDYKTKLQEITQSILGLIPTYILLDSKGPDHKKEFKIGVFLGDEKYGEAVGKSKKDAEQKAAKIAIEILHKKGRA encoded by the coding sequence ATGCTAGAAAAATTACAAAAAAAATTAAATTATAACTTTCAAGATTTAGACCTTTTGCAAAGAGCCCTTACTCACAAAAGTTCAAATAAACCTTATAGCAATGAAAGATTAGAGTATTTAGGTGATGCGGTTATGGATCTTGTAGTTGCAAAATATCTTTTTGAAAAATTTAAAAATACGCCCGAGGGTGATTTATCAAAATTAAGAGCTGCTTTAGTAAATGAAACAAGCTTTGCAAAACTGGCAAAAGCTTTAAATTTAGGTGATTTCATTATAATTTCAAGTGCTGAAGAAAGAAATAATGGAAGAAATAAAAACTCGCTTTTATCTGATGCATTTGAAGCGCTCATAGGAGCTGTTTTTTTAGAAACAGGCTTTGAAAAAACAAGCAAAATTGCTTTAAATTTACTTGAAAAAGAGTATCATCATATAAGTCTTGAAGAGATTGTAAAAGACTATAAAACAAAGCTTCAAGAAATAACTCAAAGCATTTTAGGGTTAATTCCTACTTATATACTACTTGATTCAAAAGGACCAGATCACAAAAAAGAGTTTAAAATAGGTGTTTTTTTAGGAGATGAAAAATATGGCGAAGCAGTTGGAAAAAGTAAAAAAGATGCCGAACAAAAAGCTGCTAAAATAGCTATTGAAATTCTACATAAAAAAGGAAGAGCTTGA
- the rnhA gene encoding ribonuclease HI gives MKQILLFSDGSCLGNPGIGGWAYILRYKNHEKKEFGANELTTNNQMELTAVLKALKSLKEPCKIELFTDSSYVANSINLWLDGWVKKNFKNVKNVELWKEYLSLSKSHQITAFWVKAHAGHKENEECDDMARNAALKLKEQLKNG, from the coding sequence ATGAAGCAAATCTTACTTTTTAGTGATGGATCTTGCCTTGGAAATCCTGGAATTGGTGGCTGGGCATATATATTAAGGTATAAAAACCATGAAAAAAAAGAATTTGGAGCAAATGAGCTTACTACAAATAACCAAATGGAATTAACAGCAGTTTTAAAAGCTTTAAAATCACTAAAAGAGCCTTGCAAAATCGAGCTTTTTACTGATAGTAGCTATGTTGCAAACTCGATAAATTTATGGCTTGATGGCTGGGTTAAAAAAAATTTTAAAAATGTTAAAAATGTTGAGCTGTGGAAAGAGTATTTGTCTCTTTCAAAATCTCATCAAATAACGGCATTTTGGGTAAAAGCTCATGCTGGACATAAAGAAAATGAAGAGTGCGATGATATGGCAAGAAATGCAGCACTAAAACTAAAAGAACAACTAAAAAATGGATAA
- a CDS encoding tetratricopeptide repeat protein gives MESFFIDYRDPIFGLIILIAVAFVVAFSSYVWAIFSKKDEETKLKNFISKFEDSSSLSQKHIDLLKSINLDIDTFSALGLVFTKTGDFSRAINIYLIALEQAKTKAQKNFILLNLAKAYFEAGFLKKAENVFLQILKFNPRNEEALRLLSVIYEKLKMYNEELDALDALKEQGVDVDENLALIKAQIIANDNSLKFDKKIKEISKIEFDFTKRFILELFIKTNEPLSKIKKFPPLKNVVDIIWFLNEPINLKDDEYKALFYAKALSNEYKQSSFFEINAISAMRNSGFFDADLSFKFMCSKCKNSFPSFFYRCPVCYTLNSIQILPKIIRKDNEANLTF, from the coding sequence TTGGAAAGTTTTTTTATAGATTACAGAGATCCTATTTTTGGACTTATTATCCTGATTGCGGTTGCTTTTGTAGTGGCATTTTCAAGTTATGTTTGGGCGATTTTTTCTAAAAAAGATGAAGAGACAAAACTTAAAAATTTCATTAGCAAATTTGAAGATTCAAGCTCACTTAGTCAAAAACATATTGATCTTTTAAAATCTATTAATCTTGATATTGATACTTTTAGTGCTTTAGGGCTTGTCTTTACTAAAACAGGAGATTTTTCAAGGGCTATAAATATCTATTTAATCGCACTCGAACAAGCAAAAACAAAGGCTCAAAAAAACTTTATTTTATTAAATTTAGCAAAAGCATACTTTGAGGCAGGATTTTTAAAAAAAGCTGAAAATGTCTTTTTGCAAATTTTAAAATTTAATCCAAGAAATGAAGAAGCTTTGCGTCTTTTAAGTGTAATTTATGAAAAACTAAAAATGTATAATGAAGAGCTTGATGCACTTGATGCTTTAAAAGAACAAGGTGTTGATGTGGATGAAAACTTAGCTCTTATAAAAGCTCAAATTATCGCAAACGACAATAGCCTTAAATTTGACAAAAAAATAAAAGAAATCTCAAAAATAGAATTTGATTTTACAAAGCGTTTTATACTTGAACTTTTTATTAAAACGAACGAACCACTTTCTAAAATCAAAAAATTTCCACCTTTAAAAAATGTAGTTGACATAATATGGTTTTTAAACGAACCTATAAATTTAAAAGATGATGAATATAAAGCTTTATTTTACGCCAAAGCTTTGAGTAATGAGTATAAACAAAGTTCATTTTTTGAGATAAATGCCATCTCAGCGATGCGAAACTCAGGCTTTTTTGACGCGGATTTAAGTTTTAAATTTATGTGCAGTAAGTGTAAAAACTCATTTCCATCATTTTTTTATAGATGCCCTGTTTGCTATACCTTAAACAGTATTCAAATTCTACCAAAAATTATAAGAAAAGATAATGAAGCAAATCTTACTTTTTAG
- the dnaG gene encoding DNA primase, with protein sequence MIKPESIQRLIEQTDIVDVVSRYVNLKRSGRNFVGICPFHDDKNPSMSVSPELNIYHCFSCKAGGNAVNFIKEYEKLNYPEAVEKLASMQNFTLEYTDEKSNFKKLDKEALSIVKAYYQSLLYQNKAAINYLYSRGFNDELIARFELGYAPNSQNTLNLLANEKIDPKDTINLGIVKVGEGGNLYASFIDRIIFTINNHAGKIVGFGGRTITNHPAKYVNSPQSSVFDKSQIFYAYDKAKDEIYKLKEIIITEGYMDTIMLHKAGHKNAVAVLGTALTPKHLPLLRRSNAKITLCFDGDSAGINAAFKSSKLLLQNDFDTSVVVIPKGADPADLVQAGNLKELDKILNLKTEAGEFVIRQIANKFELQRPVQKQLALDEIVNFTKTLNPIVADSYKSLVSMILGISIDSFSLSNSGKNSIKSIPNFAKFEKKKDYLELQIIKTLYLNKEFFNKCKDMFLDAKFQTHEDEFKALLHTQKTPEDEIMLREISIDISIDEFKSIDELSEAYKILIINTYENMLKKLKNSDLENKQEEIKQIQRRIIKLKGVK encoded by the coding sequence ATGATAAAACCTGAAAGCATCCAAAGACTTATTGAACAAACTGATATCGTAGATGTTGTTTCAAGATATGTAAATTTAAAAAGAAGTGGGCGAAATTTCGTAGGAATTTGCCCATTTCATGATGATAAAAATCCAAGTATGAGTGTAAGTCCAGAACTTAATATATATCACTGTTTTTCTTGCAAGGCTGGGGGAAATGCTGTAAATTTCATAAAAGAGTATGAAAAACTAAATTACCCAGAAGCTGTTGAAAAACTAGCCTCCATGCAAAATTTTACACTTGAATATACAGATGAAAAAAGTAATTTTAAAAAGCTTGATAAAGAGGCTTTAAGCATTGTAAAAGCTTACTATCAAAGTCTTTTATATCAAAACAAAGCTGCTATAAACTATCTTTATAGTAGAGGTTTTAACGATGAGTTGATTGCTAGATTTGAGCTAGGTTATGCTCCAAATTCGCAAAATACACTAAATTTACTTGCAAATGAAAAAATAGATCCAAAAGATACTATAAATTTGGGTATTGTAAAAGTAGGCGAGGGTGGAAATTTATATGCAAGTTTTATAGATAGGATAATTTTTACTATAAATAATCATGCAGGAAAAATTGTTGGTTTTGGAGGACGAACTATCACAAATCATCCAGCAAAATATGTAAATAGCCCACAAAGTTCTGTGTTTGATAAATCTCAAATTTTTTATGCTTATGATAAGGCAAAAGATGAAATTTACAAACTAAAAGAGATAATTATAACTGAGGGTTATATGGACACCATAATGCTTCATAAAGCTGGTCATAAAAATGCAGTTGCCGTACTTGGAACAGCTCTAACTCCAAAACATCTGCCACTTTTAAGAAGAAGTAATGCAAAAATAACTCTTTGTTTTGACGGCGATAGTGCTGGTATAAATGCAGCTTTTAAAAGTTCAAAACTTCTACTTCAAAACGATTTTGATACAAGTGTCGTTGTAATCCCAAAGGGTGCTGATCCAGCAGATTTGGTTCAAGCTGGAAATTTAAAAGAATTAGATAAAATTTTAAACTTAAAAACAGAAGCTGGTGAGTTTGTAATCCGTCAAATTGCAAATAAATTTGAGCTTCAAAGACCAGTTCAAAAACAACTTGCATTAGACGAAATAGTTAATTTTACAAAAACATTAAATCCAATAGTTGCTGATAGCTATAAAAGTTTGGTAAGTATGATTTTAGGAATATCAATAGATAGTTTTTCGCTTTCAAATTCTGGTAAAAATAGTATAAAAAGTATTCCAAATTTTGCTAAATTTGAGAAAAAAAAGGACTATTTGGAGCTTCAGATTATAAAAACCCTTTATTTGAATAAGGAGTTTTTCAATAAGTGCAAGGATATGTTTTTAGATGCTAAATTTCAAACTCATGAAGATGAATTTAAGGCCTTATTACATACTCAAAAAACCCCAGAAGATGAGATAATGCTAAGGGAAATAAGCATTGATATAAGCATCGATGAGTTTAAAAGCATTGATGAGCTTTCTGAAGCTTATAAAATTTTAATTATAAATACTTATGAAAATATGTTAAAAAAATTGAAAAATAGTGATTTGGAAAATAAACAAGAAGAAATCAAACAAATACAAAGAAGAATAATAAAGCTTAAAGGAGTAAAATGA
- a CDS encoding argininosuccinate synthase domain-containing protein → MKALALFSGGLDSMLAIKLITLQGIKVTAIYMDIGFGGKEDKSELLKKRANMAGADFKIVDIRDKYLQNVLLNPKYGYGKHFNPCIDCHAYMFKTALSMLKSQDASFLITGEVLGQRPMSQRKEALNQVLSLSGDEDLLILRPLCAKLLKPTAPEINGWVDREKLLSISGRGRHTQLNLAKEFGFDDFESPAGGCLLTLDNYSKKLTDALNHEGLDTPNDCEILKFGRHLRLEGGAKLIIGKDENDNLKLKNIRNDKFIEINLPSGIVGAYVLISKNACLDDKILAARFALTYSKADISKNYKMIVGGDEFSVKAFESKDRAKEFFVG, encoded by the coding sequence ATGAAAGCATTAGCACTTTTTAGTGGCGGACTTGATAGTATGCTTGCTATAAAACTTATAACCTTGCAAGGCATTAAAGTAACGGCAATTTATATGGATATAGGATTTGGCGGCAAGGAAGATAAAAGCGAGCTTTTAAAAAAAAGGGCTAATATGGCAGGAGCTGATTTTAAAATCGTTGATATAAGAGATAAATATCTTCAAAATGTACTTTTAAATCCAAAATATGGCTATGGAAAGCACTTTAATCCCTGTATTGACTGTCACGCTTATATGTTTAAAACTGCTTTAAGTATGCTTAAAAGCCAAGATGCTAGCTTTTTAATCACGGGTGAAGTTTTAGGGCAGCGTCCGATGAGCCAAAGAAAAGAAGCTTTAAATCAAGTTTTAAGTTTATCAGGCGATGAAGATTTACTTATTTTAAGACCACTTTGTGCTAAGCTTTTAAAGCCAACAGCACCTGAAATAAATGGCTGGGTTGATAGAGAAAAGCTTCTCAGTATCAGCGGTCGTGGGCGTCATACTCAGTTAAATTTAGCTAAAGAGTTTGGTTTTGATGATTTTGAAAGTCCAGCTGGAGGATGCTTACTAACTCTTGATAATTATAGTAAAAAACTAACTGATGCATTAAATCATGAAGGGCTTGATACACCAAATGATTGTGAAATTTTAAAATTTGGAAGGCATTTAAGACTAGAAGGTGGAGCAAAGCTAATAATTGGCAAAGATGAAAATGATAATTTAAAACTAAAAAATATACGAAATGATAAATTTATAGAAATTAATTTGCCAAGTGGGATAGTTGGAGCGTATGTTTTAATAAGTAAGAACGCCTGTTTGGATGATAAAATTTTAGCAGCAAGATTTGCATTAACTTATTCAAAAGCAGATATTTCAAAAAACTATAAGATGATAGTTGGTGGTGATGAATTTAGTGTAAAAGCTTTTGAAAGCAAAGATAGGGCAAAAGAGTTTTTTGTTGGATAG
- the dcuC gene encoding C4-dicarboxylate transporter DcuC encodes MDTLRLILALLGIVVVVVLLVMKKETKTVLIGVGLILCLLCLKPMNAFDAFTEYMTKAGLIKAICASMGFAFVMKYTKCDKQLVNALTLPMKNIGFLLIPFTMFLTYLINIAIPSAAGCSAAVGATLIPLLMASGVRPAMAGAAVFAGTFGGVLSPGSAHNIFITDMVKATNPLYTVQDVIKVQFQSAVISLVIVLIMISIMALILKDYSKGKNYLLDATNSKSTSENSEKINPLHALMPIVPLVILIIGGTSLNKISFLTWTKMGVAEAMILGAVITIIVTLTNPEKITKEFFNGMGNAYANIIGIIIAAGVFVAGLSACGAIDFVISWLKNDQSFVKFGGTFVPFIMGVVTGSGDAAAFAFNQAVTIHANDLGFAQDKLGMAAAISGALGRSASPIAGACIVCAGLAGVNPIEIAKRTALGMFLSVCAIAFFVL; translated from the coding sequence ATGGATACCTTAAGGCTTATTTTAGCACTTCTTGGCATTGTCGTTGTTGTTGTGCTTTTGGTTATGAAAAAAGAAACTAAAACCGTTTTAATAGGCGTTGGGCTAATTTTGTGCTTACTTTGTTTAAAGCCTATGAATGCGTTTGATGCATTTACTGAGTATATGACAAAAGCAGGACTTATAAAAGCAATTTGTGCCTCAATGGGTTTTGCATTTGTTATGAAATATACAAAATGTGATAAGCAGCTCGTTAATGCTTTGACTCTTCCTATGAAAAACATTGGCTTTTTGCTAATTCCATTTACTATGTTTTTAACTTATCTTATAAACATAGCTATTCCATCAGCTGCTGGATGTTCAGCTGCCGTTGGAGCGACATTGATACCACTTTTAATGGCTTCAGGTGTTAGACCAGCGATGGCTGGAGCAGCTGTTTTTGCTGGAACTTTTGGAGGTGTTTTAAGTCCAGGTTCAGCTCACAATATATTTATAACAGATATGGTAAAAGCTACAAATCCACTTTATACAGTTCAAGATGTTATAAAGGTACAGTTTCAAAGTGCTGTTATTTCTTTAGTTATAGTTTTAATTATGATTTCTATTATGGCGCTAATCTTAAAGGACTACTCAAAAGGAAAAAACTATCTTTTAGATGCAACAAATTCCAAAAGCACATCTGAAAATAGTGAAAAAATAAATCCACTTCATGCATTAATGCCAATTGTTCCACTTGTTATTTTGATAATTGGAGGAACTAGTTTAAATAAAATTTCATTTTTAACTTGGACAAAAATGGGTGTTGCAGAAGCGATGATTTTAGGAGCTGTTATAACTATAATTGTAACTCTTACAAATCCTGAAAAAATTACAAAAGAATTTTTTAATGGAATGGGAAATGCGTATGCAAATATTATCGGTATTATCATAGCAGCAGGAGTGTTTGTTGCAGGACTTTCTGCTTGTGGGGCAATTGATTTTGTTATAAGTTGGCTTAAAAATGACCAAAGTTTTGTTAAATTTGGTGGAACTTTCGTGCCATTTATAATGGGTGTTGTAACCGGCTCAGGCGATGCAGCAGCATTTGCTTTTAATCAAGCAGTAACAATACATGCAAATGATTTAGGTTTTGCACAAGATAAGCTTGGTATGGCAGCTGCTATTTCAGGTGCTCTTGGAAGAAGTGCTTCCCCAATAGCAGGAGCTTGCATAGTTTGTGCAGGACTTGCTGGAGTAAATCCTATAGAAATAGCTAAAAGAACAGCTCTTGGAATGTTTTTATCAGTTTGTGCGATAGCGTTTTTCGTCTTATAA